A single genomic interval of Carassius auratus strain Wakin chromosome 30, ASM336829v1, whole genome shotgun sequence harbors:
- the LOC113049276 gene encoding serine/threonine-protein phosphatase 6 catalytic subunit-like: MAPLDLDKYVEIARQCKYLPENDLKRLCDYVCDLLLEESNVQPVSTPVTVCGDIHGQFYDLCELFRTGGQVPDTNYIFMGDFVDRGYYSLETFTYLLALKAKWPDRITLLRGNHESRQITQVYGFYDECQTKYGNANAWRYCTKVFDMLTVAALIDEQILCVHGGLSPDIKTLDQIRTIERNQEIPHKGAFCDLVWSDPEDVDTWAISPRGAGWLFGAKVTNEFVHINNLKLICRAHQLVHEGYKFMFDEKLVTVWSAPNYCYRCGNIASIMVFKDVSTREPKLFRAVPDSERVIPPRTTTPYFL; encoded by the exons ATGGCGCCGTTGGACCTAGATAAGTATGTTGAAATTGCAAGACAGTGCAAATACCTCCCAGAGAACGACTTAAAG AGATTGTGTGACTATGTATGTGACCTGCTACTAGAAGAATCAAATGTACAGCCAGTATCGACTCCAGTCACTGTATGTGGGGATATTCACGGACAG TTTTATGACTTATGTGAACTCTTCAGAACTGGGGGCCAAGTACCAGACAcgaattacatttttatg GGTGACTTTGTTGACCGAGGATACTACAGCTTAGAAACGTTCACATATTTGCTAGCACTTAAAGCAAAGTGGCCTGACCGCATCACACTGTTGCGTGGCAATCACGAGAGCAGGCAGATCACACAAGTCTATGGCTTTTATG ATGAATGCCAAACAAAATATGGAAATGCTAATGCCTGGCGATACTGCACTAAAGTATTTGACATGCTGACTGTTGCGGCT TTGATAGATGAGCAGATCCTTTGTGTACATGGTGGCCTTTCACCTGACATCAAAACTCTGGACCAGATACGCACCATTGAACGCAATCAGGAAATACCTCACAAGGGAGCATTTTGTGATCTTGTCTGGTCCGATCCAGAGGATGTGGACACCTGGGCTATCAGCCCAAGGGGTGCTGGCTGGCTGTTTGGTGCTAAGGTTACCAATGAG TTTGTTCACATCAACAACTTGAAGTTGATTTGCCGTGCACATCAGTTGGTTCACGAGGGCTATAAATTCATGTTTGATGAGAAGCTGGTGACCGTCTGGTCTGCCCCCAACTACTGCTACCGCTGCGGTAACATTGCCTCCATCATGGTCTTCAAAGACGTGAGCACAAGGGAGCCCAAGTTATTCCGGGCCGTTCCTGATTCGGAAAGGGTCATACCACCTAGAACGACAACACCCTACTTCCTCTGA